Proteins co-encoded in one Gracilimonas sp. genomic window:
- a CDS encoding type II secretion system F family protein — MAQFRLKAISQKGKVVQTEFEADNKKEAQLKVDRLSKTNGLKIQSVDEKVMFMYKVQRPGKPVVTGEQEAYSKEELEKALVKLGYKVKSINKKLFDFKGGVPQQEVVTFIRLSSDLLQQQLPYDEILNLLYEDTQNKRMKEVIKTIQKDLKDGKEGSEVYGKHEDVFGKFAAYMLSVASTSGNMALVFESTAKFMERDAEFKKNMRRALMMPAVTVLAVIGVVLFYVGYIFPATAEMFLEMDIALPPMTAATLEMSYWLRDNWVLIVLSFVIPIAGFIYFVRTPKGQLFKDKYIIHLPVLGDLLHKTSIEIFARVFYTLYSGSGQNIEVIKVASEACRNKYMEKQIKEVAIRKMLKDGAGLIESMEATGVFTNTALSRFRLGAESGALRENAKQLAEYYEIQTTYKMQSVIDMINLFINMFIMVALIAITVVSSESAVIQPNSGV; from the coding sequence ATGGCACAATTCAGGCTAAAAGCGATTTCGCAAAAAGGTAAAGTAGTTCAAACTGAATTTGAAGCTGACAATAAGAAAGAAGCTCAACTTAAAGTAGACAGGCTTTCGAAGACCAATGGATTGAAGATCCAGTCGGTGGACGAGAAAGTGATGTTTATGTATAAAGTGCAGCGACCGGGAAAGCCGGTGGTTACAGGTGAGCAGGAAGCATACAGTAAAGAAGAATTAGAAAAAGCGCTCGTTAAGCTTGGCTATAAAGTTAAAAGCATCAATAAAAAGCTTTTCGACTTCAAAGGCGGAGTGCCTCAGCAGGAAGTTGTGACCTTCATCCGGCTATCTTCTGATTTGCTGCAGCAGCAACTTCCTTATGATGAGATCCTGAACCTGCTGTACGAAGATACCCAGAACAAGCGGATGAAAGAGGTAATTAAAACCATCCAGAAAGACCTGAAGGATGGTAAAGAAGGTTCTGAGGTGTACGGAAAGCATGAAGATGTATTCGGTAAGTTTGCGGCTTATATGTTAAGTGTTGCCTCAACCTCAGGTAATATGGCCCTTGTTTTTGAAAGTACCGCAAAATTTATGGAGAGGGACGCTGAGTTTAAAAAGAATATGCGCCGTGCCCTTATGATGCCTGCGGTTACCGTATTGGCTGTAATTGGGGTTGTTCTGTTTTATGTGGGATATATTTTCCCTGCAACGGCCGAAATGTTCCTGGAAATGGATATCGCTCTTCCTCCAATGACGGCCGCTACCCTCGAAATGAGTTACTGGCTGCGGGATAACTGGGTATTGATTGTACTTTCATTCGTTATACCTATTGCTGGTTTTATCTATTTTGTTCGAACACCAAAGGGGCAGCTCTTTAAAGATAAATATATTATACATTTACCCGTTTTGGGTGATTTATTGCATAAAACAAGTATTGAGATTTTTGCCCGGGTGTTTTACACTCTCTATAGTGGTTCAGGACAAAACATCGAAGTTATTAAGGTGGCTTCTGAAGCATGCAGGAACAAATACATGGAAAAGCAGATTAAAGAAGTCGCGATACGAAAAATGCTGAAGGATGGTGCCGGACTTATCGAGTCGATGGAGGCTACCGGTGTTTTTACAAATACAGCTTTAAGTAGATTCAGGCTGGGTGCTGAGTCGGGTGCTTTAAGGGAAAATGCCAAACAGCTGGCCGAGTACTACGAAATTCAAACCACCTATAAGATGCAGTCGGTAATTGATATGATTAATCTGTTTATCAATATGTTTATCATGGTTGCGCTGATTGCTATTACTGTTGTTTCTTCTGAATCAGCCGTAATTCAGCCGAATTCAGGTGTCTAA